The sequence CTTACCAGAGCTGGCTGTTCTATTCTGCCAAAACAGCATAAAACCCGCCAGCTATTTGTTatatcgtcgttcagccacgattcagtgaaacataagatattacagttaatgtcccattggtaggatatacgtgctcgtagttcatctattttattatccaatgattgtacgttggctaataggacccaGATGGTAAAGTCAGATTACCCACTCGccatcggatccttacaaggcatcCAGACCTACGTCCTTggatatctccgtctctttctcctgcacatgacggggatgagggccttatCGGGTGTCAGAAGTAACTCCTtcgcgtccgactcgttaaaaCTTGTTATGGCTTGTGGGCAGTATTTCGACATCTGGATGAGAAgcttgcccaaagtaaactgcctgctactcaggcccagaagctaggatatgcatagatttggatagaaaacactctaaagtttccaaaactgttaaaataatgtctgtgagtataacagaactgatatggcaggcgaaaacctgagaaaaatccatccaggaagtgggattttctattgaatgccattacagtatccattgacttaggactcaaattgcacgtcctatggcttccactagatgtcaacagtctttagaaatagtttgaggcttgtattctgaaaaatgagggagtaagaccacTTTGAGTGAGTGGACCCTGGGAAGCCGCCAGACCTGTTTCCTGCGCACGACCCGAGAGCGCacctttcttgtttttcttttatattgacgacgctattgtccggttgaaatgttatcaattatttaggctaaaaacaacctgaggattgattataaacatcgtttgacatgtttctacgaactttacggatactatttggatttttcgtctgcctgCTGTGACTGCCTTTGAGCCATTGGATttctgaacaaaacgcgccaacaaaactgaggtttttggatataaagagggactttatcgaacaaaacaaacatgtattgtgtaactgggagtcttgtgagtgcaaccatacaaAGATCAAAGGTAAagcattttttatatcgctatttctgacttttgtgtcacacctgcctggttgaaatacgatttatgcttttgtatgcggggcgctgtcctcagataatcgcatggtttgctttcgccgtaaagcctttttgaaatctgacacggcggctggattaacaagaagttaagctttatttttatgtataacacatatattttcaagaatgttaaatatttgaattgagtatttttgaatttggcactctgcaatttccttggatgttggccaggtgggactcTAGCGTCCCAGGtacccataagaagttaaagaaaaaatcttcttcCAGTACGGGGCTAGTAATCGCTgccctgatatctagaagctatttttggtcataagagacggtggcagaaacattatgtacaaaataagttataaataacgtgaaaaaacacaacacaattggttaggggactgtaaaacggcagccatctcctccggcgtcAGTGATTGCTTTGCAGTGCTTGCAGTTAGCCCCTGAATCCTTCCAAACTACTCAAtattgaatttgtgatttccaacttgtaaatgtttatgtccaatggccgatgagcaccgatccgttttatctataatttctcttcatatgacaaggatttgctagtagattgttgacttgattcataatgatgactgctagctaagattttgaaagtatgatgttgacatgatcagtccaatcaaagctactgtagatataatgtaatttgacgtcattttatctgtgggcaatgaccttgagccttcttggatgggcacttctaatgtaactctatggcagtacCCAGGGGGCTTGAATTTTTcagctctccccgtagattttgcggtgacgttgtgtccccatgagtgaggagtcccatagggcagcgcacaattggcccagcatcgtccgggttaggggaggggcctttacttggctcatcgtgctctagcgactccatgtggtgggccgggcgcctgcaggttgacttcagtcgtcagttgaatggtgtttcctctgacacattggtgcagctggttcTGGTTTAAGCGGGTGGGTGTTAAGGAGCGCagtttggtgggtcatgtttcggaggacgcatgactcaaccttcgcctctctcaACCCCATTGGGGAGTTTtacgatgagacaagatcataattaaaattgggagaaaaaggggataaaatacaacaacaaaaaaacactgagccaatcatggcgcaactGGAGAACACTACGAACCCCTACGcaccgtattttctgctggctgccccaccaccacagaaagcactaaaCTAGGCttaaacacctgcattttggagcttcTATgatcaagaaagcaaaaaagagaccatgtttgtatgcaacTTTATTAACTTGATTTcttgaaaaaaagaaagaaaaaaaaagtttttacagTGTTTGCAAATTGATGTGTGTCATGTATTAattccaaaataacatgcaaaacagatgGGGTGTTCAAAACATGACGGGTCACCACTGGCTATTTCGATGTTTCCCATTCTTAATTTTAGTTTTTGCATCTTTGAAGCTTATGTTCAAAACCGAAAGTTAAAcagttgaaaatacaatatttttggttattgaagatacactacatgaccagaagtatgtggacacctgctcatcgaacttctcattacaaaatcatgtgcattaatatagagttggtcccccctttgctgctataacagcctccactcttctgggaaggctttccactagatgttggaacactgctgcagggacttgtttccattcagccacaagtgcattagtgaggtcgggcactgatgttgggcgattaggcctggctcacagtcggcgttccaattcatcccaaaggtgttcgatggggttgaggtcagggctctgtgcaggccagtcaagttcttctacaccgatctcgacaaaccatttctgtatgtacttccctttgtgcacagggacattgtcatgctgaaacaggaaagggccttccccaaactgttgccacactcttcagtaaagccattctactgccaatgtttgtctatggagattgcatggctgtgtgttcgattttatacacccgtcagcaacgggtgtggctccactcatttgaaggggtccacatacttttacatatatattgtatttttagatggtacaatgattctcaacACTATGCATTGTTTTGTCAAACGGAAATTAGGTTAACTTATAATTTTAGCAACCAAGACAATTGTGGAGCGATTTATACGTACGGCACATTTTTACATttcagtaatttagcagacgctcttacccagagcgacttacaggagcaattagcgttaagtgccttgctcaaaggcaccggcagatttttcacctagtcggctctgggatGCGAACCAgcgatctttcggttactggtccaacgcacTTAACCGCAAGGCTACCTGTCAACTCTTAATAAAACAATGATTAGCTTAAAGCttcatttttaattttttttttttttttaaacacagatGTGTTGAGTGATAGTGCTGTGAAATCAAAACAACTTCACCCAATTTGCCATCCTGCACTCACAGCAGATTAACACACCAACACTGAGCAGCAACAGAACACACCAACACTGAGCAGCAACAGGTCATCAAAGACTCCTCCACACAGTCCAAACCCATATTCAAGGGTTACAAAGGCAAAAAGACCAAGGCCAGGAGTCTGACCAGCCTCTGCCCCAATAAATCCCAGCGAGAGGCAATGAAATACAAGGAGGAAACACCGTTGACATGTCCAGATGCTGGTACCCACCAAGCCCAACCGGAGGAAACGCTACCTGGCATCACAGCATGGGGTGATGGACTGCTTGGGGCTGTTCAAGGGACACTTGGAGAGCAGTGGTGTCATTACACGCCACCACGTCTAGGTGGGGCTGTTATCAAACTAATAATTCTGGTTATGTGCAGCACTTTCTCTATCCTGCAGATGGCATAGCTGTCTCAATCAGAGTTGGTGTAATTGCACTAAAGTTGTAGATCTACTCATCTAGGAACATCCCTAACTGATAACCAAAACAAAATCCTGATACTGACAAGACTACATTTTGAATTGATGTATCGCATTGAGTACATAAAAAAATAATTGTAACTTCTCAAATCTGCTATAAAACAGAGCTTAAAAGCAATAACATTTGACTTCAATAAGGCACTTTGGGTATGTCAAGACAGTTCAAGTTCTCTAGATAAGCATCCTTGTAGGACCTTGAGGGAAGATACCCGTGTATTACTATTAGGCTACCAAAAGGAGTTGATGAGCatcaaataaatacataaaacaaaACCTATGGAAGCAACCAGAAGGTGATAGGCAAAGATAATGAACAGTTGAGGGACAGTTCACAAGATGTTAGTAAAAACAATACTTCACTATTAGGAAAATGCTAAAACGTTATAACAGAACAATAATGACACATTGGATAATCTCTTGCTACTCATTACCAACTAATACCAACTTCATCAATTTGCAATGATCTCTGTGGGGGAGAAAAAAATGTCCCAACGTTCAACACAGAACTTGCTCTAATTTGCAACCCTTTTACACAAtttgaaaaaaaacacacaaaaaactggCTTTCTGCTCCATGACCATACTTACAGTAGATGACAATGTGTTTGTTTAGGCAAGACTAAGATGGGGTTTGGTGTTACACTATCCAGGCTAGGATATTCTGCTTGTGGTAAGTAATGTTGTGcaaccaataccccataatacccTGTGATTTGAAGAGACATTTTAAAGCCCAGTCATAGACAGTAATTTGACAACTCCCTGTGTGTCTACAAATGTGAATACTTACAAAAGCCACATGGAAACTCCACTATTGCCTTAGAATCTTACAATGTAGGGTCATTGTTCATTGAGCCCCACTGCAATGGTTAGGCATAAACACAATGTTTTGACAGTGATGGTCCGGACTACACTTCCCTAACAATCCTTCACTTCCAAATCTGGTTTACAAGTTCCTCCACGGTGATAGTATACACTATCATCGGTCTCAGTCCACAGTTCAACACTCTGCATTAAAATGAATCCAACTTtgacataccagagaaatatctTTACTAGTCACTAATGGATAAACCCTTTGGTAGATGGCAGCCTCACACAGATGTCCCTGCAATTTGTTTGATACTCCAGATCAGATTCCTCCCTCTTCTTGAGACTGGTACTCAAAACGTGGGCTACAATGCTTTCCAATCTAAACCAATAGATGACTGTCTGTAAACTGGGTCCATGGGTGGTGTCAGCCTGGTGGATGGTTGGGCCCCATAGGGCCCAGGGAATTCTCCCCCATGCCGTGCCCAGCCTTCCCCTAACCTACTGGGGTAGCCTACTCCGGTCAGCAGCCTCCAGCTCCACCCGCGACATGAATCTCCTGGCAAGCCGGCGACTGTCGTAGCTCAGCTCGGTTGTGTAGATGGTGCGAGCGTGCTTGGGGTAGACGATGGTGGTGCTCTGGAAGCGCTGGGCCCGTTGGCGAGGCTGGAAGTCCAGCTGGGTCTTGTAGTGTCTCCAGGTGCTGTGAGGGACAGCCAGGACCATCTGGCTGCAGTTCTCCAGACCCAGGCCTCTGGGCTGCATGGCCATGTCATGGATAAAGTGACGCTCTGAGTCATAGTGGACAGACGATGTGTATCTAGGAATGACAACATTTGGACAAGTGTCAATTCACTGCATGTTCAGCTAGATATAGTTTTAGAAATGGCAACGTTTGATCTGTGGTCCACCACATTTGTTTAAAGGTATTTATACAAATCGTGGACAACACACAGTGGAGTGCTAAGACAATTTCAAAATCACACACTCATAGCCTACATGCAGTAACTCAAAACAGCATACCGTATTTCCTTGGTCAGTAGTGGATCAAGTACTATGCCCTCCCCGTAGGACAAGGTGTGCAGCCGAGGAACAGATCCAATCGATAAAATGGGAACCTGCAAGAATAGTCAGCACTAACATAAGGAGCAAATAATTGGTTGATGTCGTGAACCTGATTGGCTTGGACTACTGACCCAATTTACTACTGACATGACTCAGATTCACTATGGGCCATGCAGGGAAACGCATTCAGAGGCTATATACTTCGGAAACAATGTTTTAACTTAGCCTCACAATTTCATAGCAGGATGTTCGCAGTTACTGTAACACACGTGCGACAGCCTACGTACCAAGGATGACCCTCTGCTCTCGTCTTCAGACACCGGGCTTATGGCACCTTTATCCCTGCAGTCAGGCAGCAGCCAATGGCTCGGACTGGGGCTGGGGGGTAGTCCGGAGTCCGGGCTGTCAAGTCCCCGCTCGGCTTTGCAGCTCATGTCCAATGGGTCGTCGTCACATACATTCAGCAAGTTTAGTCTGCCCACCATTGCTTTACAAAAAAGTCCTTAAAAACAAGATAAACAACCCGCTCCCAAACAATTTTTGCCTACTGCGCGACGAGTTTGCAGAACTGTAGTTAAACTTAATTTCCAACTCATAGTGGTGTCCTTCCTTGAATGCAATCGATCCTCCACGTCGGGTAACTTCCCAATGACCAATCAACTCTGCCGACGGCAATTTGCTTGCATCAACTTCTATTGTTTGGCAATAGGCTACGGTTTACGACTGTCGCGCGTCTAAACAAAATATCTTACTATTTTACAGCATGCTATTTAAATCCTTAATAAGTCAACGAACATTTATAAATTAATTCTGTTTTGCCCTTCGAAATAAGAGATTCAACATAAATCGTTGTGGCTTTGAAGTTGACGAAATAGTGTACTCAAGCTACGTGTCACAGGCACTgacgtaaaaaaaaaacacaggagAAGGCACAGCGCattgtcctgtctatctgtcttcaAATGTCTATAACGGTCTTAAAATTTCTCTCCCTTCAAAGGGTTTCATTGTTTTTGCAGTGAACTACAGGAAAGGAAACGCCTTTTAAAACGCCCGCTCACGGCTGATTGGAGAGGAAACATGAAAGGCAACAAAACGAAACACGGGAACTCTCGTTCTGGCCTCCCCCTTGAAAAAAATACCCGTGTAAAAGTTTAACCTCAACTGGGCCTATTCATTAGGGCCGATTCTGTTGCAAGACGTTTCTTAAACGGGAGCAAACTGAGCATAACGGGGTGTGATCGACccaaatttgtccaatagaaactcttgctTTTCTTTGGACAAATGATTACACCCCTGGACTAGgatagagatagcgagagaggggtgtgtgtgataCATACATTccaaaaaacaaggaaaacatgATAGCAaactattttttttatataacctttatttaactaggcaagtcagttaagaacaaattcgtattacaatgactgcctacactggccaaacacgaacgacgctgggccaattgtgcgccaccccatgggactcccaatcacagccggttgtgatacagcttggtttcgaaccagggtgtctgtagtgactcctctagtaCTAAGATGCAGTTTTTTACACCCCCCCGGGAGCCCTCGTATTAGTGTTTTTCACCAGTTACCATTACAGTAGCCTATTACTCTGACAATACAAAGTAACATGTTTATCTTCTTATTAACTGAAGGCAGGAATGTGTACATCAAAAGCATAATAGCATTAATATATTATACATACATTTATCAATTTGCAGGACTCTCGAGAGGGGATAATAAGGCTTTCCAAGGATGAAATCCAACACCAATCGTTCATGCCCCAGCTACAATGATTTACAATAGATACTTgaccacacacacattatttaaaCCCCATCCTTATTCTCGTGCTACACCACCAAATTATGAATTTTCCTGTATATATGAACCGATTCAAAGGATCACTGATCCAGACTATTTGCTGTTAACATGCAATAACTACTTTATCTGAAGCAGGTAACAGTAGAAATAATTAGATCAATGACAGTATTTAAAGGAACTGTGTTCCTTATATTATATTCTTGTTCTCCACTAGCATCATTGTGCTAACTTCTCAGTGTAATTCCCTGTCTAACAGAGGAACTCATATGTTCACTGTTGTACAAGGATATATTACACACAATTATATAGTTTTCTATTTATGATGTATTGTCTAAACCtttttattttctgttctgttatTCCAGTTCCCCTGTGTTTGACACTGACAGGCCTAGATTACCTGTCAATCATAATTAAAACTTGCCAGAAGATACCAACCCTAAAAAGAACATAGAAGGGACTGAGGATTGTCCCGCCAGCCTGTCTTCAAATTTCGCTACCTTCAAAGGGTTTCATTGTTTTGCAGTGAAATAGAGGAAAGGAAACACCCCCTCACAGCTGATTGGAGAGGAAACATGAAAGGCAACAAAACTAAACATGGGAACTCCCCTTCGCCTCCCCCTGGAAAAAAATATCCTGGTAAAAGTTTAACCTCAACTGGGCCTATTCATTaggccgattctgttgcaaaatgtttcttaaaacGGGAGCAAACTGAACGAAACGGGGAGGgatctacctgaatttgtccaaaataaactattgtttttgtttggactaatgaatacacctctgGACTAGGCTTGAGAGATGTGGGTTTACACTGAGCTGAACTGAGGTCGGAACACAATCATGGTTTCATTAAGACACCGTGGAGCCGGCACGAGATATGGGTCGGAAAACATACCTCAATGCAGGGATGGGATATGCCACTGTACTCCAAATTGTACCTTTACTCACACTGATCCATCAaagattgaaatgctactagttTTCCCAGAAGTCAATGAAAGACACCAGACTCGAGAGGTGGAGAACAATGACATTCTGAAAACACTAGGAGAACATTCTGAAAACATTCTGAAAATGTTAGCTTCAAACACATTGAAGTTCCTTGTTCTCAGTCTGGAACTGGGAGGATAGGTGCCAAAGCGGCAACAAATTGCTCCTAAAGCCATTTTTAATTAGTAGCTCTTGATTCTGTCTTAAGTGCAAACACATTTAGCTAATATGCATAGTGTGTGTATGATATAGTCTACATTTAACGACATTTACAAAGCTTGGTTATTTAGTGTCATAAAAAGAGAAGCAGAAAAGAAATACAGAAGTAAATGAGTCATAAGTGCCAACAGCTCTGCAGCTGAGGACATGTCTTCATAACCCGACAGGTGACTTTGAAATCATGAGGTTCATATTAATGCTCCTAACAAAAATGAGA comes from Salvelinus alpinus chromosome 21, SLU_Salpinus.1, whole genome shotgun sequence and encodes:
- the LOC139547980 gene encoding refilin-B-like produces the protein MVGRLNLLNVCDDDPLDMSCKAERGLDSPDSGLPPSPSPSHWLLPDCRDKGAISPVSEDESRGSSLVPILSIGSVPRLHTLSYGEGIVLDPLLTKEIRYTSSVHYDSERHFIHDMAMQPRGLGLENCSQMVLAVPHSTWRHYKTQLDFQPRQRAQRFQSTTIVYPKHARTIYTTELSYDSRRLARRFMSRVELEAADRSRLPQ